The Chloroflexota bacterium genomic interval TGCCCCTTTCATATTCTTCAATCATGGCTTTTACCCGCTCCAGTATTCGGGGATGCATTATATGGTTCAGCCGGGCTCTGGCATCAGGGTTGCGGAAAACGATCTTACCCAGCTTTCGGCGGTCGATGGTCCCATCAGTGCTGATAATTCCCTGGCCGAAAGTACCAACCACTTTCTGCCAGGCTTCGGTACCGGGCTTAGAGACCTCATGTCCCACTTTATCGGCATCAATTATCACCGCCCCCAGCTCGCCCAGGAACTGTGATATGGTGCTCTTGCCGCTGCCAAAGCCGCCGGTCAGACCAATGATTTTCATTTCATCACCATTTACTTCAAGCCCAAATTAGTCTACTTTTCCCCTGTGTATTAGTCAAGCAATCGCACTTGTGCCTGCTGGACAACCTAAACGACTTTCAGATATGATAAAGAACACCTGAAACGCATTGCTGTTACTGGAATTATACCAGCCAGGGAGGGTACAGATGGTCAAGGTCTTTGTTACCAGAACGGTGGCTCAGGAAGCCATTGAAATGCTCTCAAAATATGCCCAGGTTGATGCCTGGGTAGAAGAGGAGCCGATACCGCGCGGGGAATTTCTCAGGCGCATCGCCGATGTTGATGGCATCCTGCAGTGGGGAGGTGACTCGATTGACGGCGAAGCCATGGACGCGGCTCCAAAACTTAAAGTTATCGCCAACGTGAGTGTGGGGTACGATAATATAGACGTTGACGCGGCCACGAAAAGGGGAATCAGAGTCAGCAATACCCCGGGCGTGGTCACGGAAAGCACTGCCGACCTTGCCTTTGCCCTCCTGCTGGCCATATCCCGTCGCCTCATCGGGATGACCAAAGTTGTTATCAACGGTGAATGGCGCAACTTCGGTCCCATGGAGATGCTGGGATACGATGTGTATGGTAAAACGCTGGGCATCATCGGCATGGGGCGGATTGGCGCCGCGGTGGCACGGCGGGCAAAGGGCTTCGATATGAAAGTGCTCTACCATAACCGGCATCGACGCCCGGATGAAGCTGAGCTCGGGGCGGAATACGTCGAGGATATACCGGCGCTGCTCAAGGAGTCTGACTTCGTCAGCATTCACGCGCCGTTGAACAAGGAGACCCGGCATTTAATCGGCGCCAGGGAGTTGTCCTGCATGAAACCAACGGCCATGCTGGTCAATACCGCCAGAGGCGCGATAGTTGACCAGGGAGCACTTTATGAAGCCTTAAAACGAAAGCAAATACTGGGTGCCGCTCTGGATGTCACCGAGCCTGAACCAATGTCGCCGGATGACCCGCTGTTGAAGCTGGACAATGTCATCGTCCTGCCACATGTCGGTACCCAGACCTTGGACACCGGGGTAAACATGAGCGTCATGGGGGCACAGAACCTTATCGCTGGCCTCAGAGGTGAGGCTATGCCGAACTGCGTGAACTGCCACCTTATCGATAAAAAATAGCACTGCTGTTTATCTGATTTCCACGAGAAACACCTTCTGGTCCCAGCTGTGTTTTACATCGGGGCCCCTGAGGTTTAACTGAACTTCAGTGGTGCCCTCCTTCAAAGCCCGGCAGCGAAAGTGCTGCTCCAGAATGGTCTTTTCCTCACCCTGTATTTCTACTTTGTTGCTTTCAACGGTTGATGAAATCAGTTCCAGCATGCTTTCGTCTACAATGGCGGTCCACATGTAGCCGGTGGGCGGGCTTGTTTCAGTGGCAATAATAAATTCCTGGTTTACCTTTACAGCGATAACTTCACCCGGTTCCCGGTAGATATCCGGCTCCCCGGAACAACCCGCAAGCAATAAAATGCTGACAATTGATGCTGATACTAAAAGAAATCTCATTGAACCATATACTCGCTGAAACAGGAAATGGGCGGTACTGTACGATAGACAAAACCAGAACCTTTGAACTGGCGTTTAGCCTTAGTTAACCATTTACAGCCGTCAGATTAATGAACGTCACATAAGTGTGTAAACAAAGGAACTTTCAAGCTCCTGCATCCAATTTGATTGGGGCGTTCCCAGAATTCGTAATGGGAAACAATAGAACTGCTGTCTCGGGCGCTGCCAGTCGGATCCATAGAGAACAAACAACAAACCAGTGGGAAGTGAAAGCCTCTGTTGACCTACATCATTGCGAAGCTCACTAAGTGCATGTTCAGATTCAATGTCTTTTTCATCATCGTTCCAGACGGCGATGATTGATTCCCTATTACCTAGTTGCTTAAATTTCTCAGCTATTCGGCTTATGATCTTCTTGATATCTCGTTCTGGATCCCCGTATGGCTCCAATAGAAATGTATCATCTAAGAACTCTTTATCAGAGAGGGAGTTTTTTGGTGGATCTGGGTCAACTTGCCGAAAGCGTTTTACCTCAACAACTGCACTATGGCCGTCTCTTGATATTCCCAAATCGGGGCCTTCCTCCCCTAAAGGTTCTAGTTGAACTTGGAATCCAATGCGAGTAAAGACCAGAGCATACCTAATTTCGGCGAGGTAGTCATATAGTTGCTCCCTGTCCGGTACATTAGCAATTCGTTTGAATTTTAGACTTGCGCCTGGCATTTGCCAAACCTGCTCAAGACGGCTTTGCCAGAGCTGCATTTCATTTTTCTCCAGTAAAAGGGATAACTTCTGATTAGCTTTCTTCAGTAGCTTACCGGCTTCGCTCAATTCAGGGATTTATCTTCCTTTCTAATTTCTCTAGACGGTCAAGTAAATGCAAGCTACTAGTTGACGAATTGGGTATCTTCCAGAAACCAGAATCGAACCACTTCATACAAACTTCGTATGCCCGCTTATAGTTTTTTTGCTTGGAGTATAAAATTGCCAATCGCTCATAACAGTATGGCATAATAGAACTATTGGAAATTGCAGTTTCTAGTATTCGAATTTCTTCTTCTGTTCCCTCGCGTTCTTTGTTTTCCATTGCCTCTCCGTAGAGACTGTCGAAAGGGTCTCCACTTTGATAGTACTCTGGGAAAAGTTCTCGAATTATCGCT includes:
- the coaE gene encoding dephospho-CoA kinase (Dephospho-CoA kinase (CoaE) performs the final step in coenzyme A biosynthesis.), with amino-acid sequence MKIIGLTGGFGSGKSTISQFLGELGAVIIDADKVGHEVSKPGTEAWQKVVGTFGQGIISTDGTIDRRKLGKIVFRNPDARARLNHIMHPRILERVKAMIEEYERGSADIVVIEAPLLLEARWKPMVDEVWVASAPQATIIRRLREQKGMPEDQSLARIRAQLTDEERTSQADVVIYTDCTLDELKDRVVELWLELRSRI
- a CDS encoding D-glycerate dehydrogenase, with amino-acid sequence MVKVFVTRTVAQEAIEMLSKYAQVDAWVEEEPIPRGEFLRRIADVDGILQWGGDSIDGEAMDAAPKLKVIANVSVGYDNIDVDAATKRGIRVSNTPGVVTESTADLAFALLLAISRRLIGMTKVVINGEWRNFGPMEMLGYDVYGKTLGIIGMGRIGAAVARRAKGFDMKVLYHNRHRRPDEAELGAEYVEDIPALLKESDFVSIHAPLNKETRHLIGARELSCMKPTAMLVNTARGAIVDQGALYEALKRKQILGAALDVTEPEPMSPDDPLLKLDNVIVLPHVGTQTLDTGVNMSVMGAQNLIAGLRGEAMPNCVNCHLIDKK
- a CDS encoding protease inhibitor I42 family protein — protein: MRFLLVSASIVSILLLAGCSGEPDIYREPGEVIAVKVNQEFIIATETSPPTGYMWTAIVDESMLELISSTVESNKVEIQGEEKTILEQHFRCRALKEGTTEVQLNLRGPDVKHSWDQKVFLVEIR